The nucleotide window TGCGCCCCCGTGTCCACCTTCGCCTCGACGGCCGGCAGCCCGAGGTCCGGGAGCGCTACCCACTCGCGCCAACCGACGATCTGGCGAGAGGGCATGGGCGGGGGAGAGTGGGAAGAGTCAAGAAAAGGCAAACAAGTTACCGAGGCCGCCGCGCGCCGCGCCGACTCTTCTCCTCCCATTCCCTCCACTCATCCCACGCCAAAAAAAATCTTTCATCCGATCCCGCCGGAGAGGAGGTAGAGGCACGCCATCCGTACGGCGACGCCGTTGGTGACCTGGTTCAGGATCACCGAGCGCTCCGAGTCCACGACCTCGCTCGCGAGTTCGACGCCGCGGTTGACCGGGCCGGGGTGCATGACGTAGAGGTCGGGGTAGCGGGCGAGATGCTCGGCTTTGATCCCGAAGCGCTCGTGGTACTCCCGCAGCGACGGGAAGAGGCCGGCCGACTGCCGCTCGAGCTGGATGCGGAGCGCCATCGCTACGTCGCAGCCGTCGAGGGCCTCGTCGAGGCGGTCGGTCGTGCAGACGCCCATCTGCTCGACCTCGCGCGGGAGCATCGTGCGCGGGCCGCAGAGCATGACCTCGGCCCCGAGCGCGCGCAGCCCGTGGATGTTGGAGCGGGCGACGCGGCTGTGGGTGATGTCGCCGAGGATCGAGACGCGCAGCCCGCCGAGGTCCCCCTGCTGGAGTTGGTCGGCTGGGAAGCGCGGCAGGGCGAGGTCGGAGAGCGTGAGGAGGTCGAGGAGGGCCTGGGTCG belongs to Bacteroidota bacterium and includes:
- a CDS encoding aspartate carbamoyltransferase catalytic subunit is translated as MTEETLDTRRSSLDALHHRHLLGLTGYSTGEIRLILRTAREFREVLDRPIKRVPSLRGVTVVNLFFEPSTRTRLSFELAEKRLSADVVNFSSAGSSVSKGETLKDTARNIEAMKIDMVVIRHKSPGAAHFLTRCIDSVVLNAGDGAHEHPTQALLDLLTLSDLALPRFPADQLQQGDLGGLRVSILGDITHSRVARSNIHGLRALGAEVMLCGPRTMLPREVEQMGVCTTDRLDEALDGCDVAMALRIQLERQSAGLFPSLREYHERFGIKAEHLARYPDLYVMHPGPVNRGVELASEVVDSERSVILNQVTNGVAVRMACLYLLSGGIG